One window of Halopseudomonas maritima genomic DNA carries:
- a CDS encoding response regulator transcription factor, with amino-acid sequence MPEHPQQLVYVVDDDQGMLDSTVWLFESMGLKALPFTSGQAFLDACDPTAAACVLLDVRMPGMGGLAVQDAMRERGIGLPVIFVSAHADVPIVVRAFRGGAVDFIEKPYNEQLLLDSVQRALSQRPTLAPPQAVEVEARLARLTPREQDIVLPLVQGFSNREIAEQLGVSVKTVDLYRSRVMKRMQADSLPALVGMLIGVGRVDPFSLQALQEVSQGA; translated from the coding sequence ATGCCTGAACACCCACAACAACTGGTTTATGTGGTCGATGACGATCAGGGCATGCTGGACTCGACGGTTTGGCTGTTCGAGTCCATGGGCCTCAAGGCGCTGCCGTTTACCAGCGGTCAGGCCTTTCTCGACGCCTGTGACCCGACCGCAGCAGCCTGTGTGCTGCTGGATGTGCGCATGCCCGGTATGGGCGGCCTGGCGGTGCAGGATGCCATGCGTGAACGTGGTATCGGCCTGCCGGTGATCTTTGTCAGCGCCCACGCGGACGTACCTATTGTGGTGCGCGCCTTCCGCGGCGGCGCCGTGGACTTTATCGAAAAGCCCTACAACGAGCAGCTACTGCTCGATAGCGTGCAGCGCGCACTGAGTCAGCGGCCGACGCTGGCGCCGCCGCAAGCGGTGGAGGTTGAAGCACGCCTGGCGCGCCTCACCCCGCGCGAGCAGGATATCGTGCTACCGTTGGTGCAGGGATTCAGCAATCGGGAGATTGCCGAGCAGTTGGGAGTCAGTGTCAAAACCGTTGATCTGTACCGCTCGCGTGTCATGAAGCGTATGCAGGCGGATAGTCTGCCGGCGCTGGTGGGCATGCTGATTGGCGTGGGCAGGGTTGACCCTTTTAGCTTGCAGGCTCTTCAGGAGGTGTCACAGGGGGCGTGA
- a CDS encoding sensor histidine kinase — protein sequence MSDLLPTLHGLLQSDPLPMMLVDASGQAMFRNRALLALASDTQGLTAWLPHNHAELVAAAAQQRRAIEDVHNRCGERHLLWSYIPLVETAQVWVRGRDATRWLQHQQEATVARRLYHLIIENTTDLISRHRPDGRFIDASPASWNLLGVWPEQLRGERLDSLFHPQEREALQARFRSALEQDGYLTYSYRIRHASGEYRWFETASRAIRETYTGEVVEVISVSRDITERLQSEEHNRRLQDELAHAARLATLGELASGIAHELNQPLAAILNYAGASQRYLTQLGSTESGAERVEHGLARISEQAEHAAAVIRRLRGFLRKGTRRLQQVDAAALAHEAVGLCAWEASQHQVQIIEQAAAGLPRLQVDPILLQQVLLNLLRNAIDANREHHPEQSSQVQLRIAALDGQVCIEVIDQGAGVSAEARARLFVPFYTSKADGLGLGLSMSQGIVEGFGGSLDALPAESGGLCLRCLLPAVST from the coding sequence ATGAGTGATCTACTGCCTACGCTGCACGGTTTGCTGCAGTCCGACCCCTTGCCGATGATGTTGGTGGATGCCAGCGGGCAGGCGATGTTTCGCAATCGCGCCTTGCTGGCGCTAGCGTCGGACACTCAGGGGCTGACTGCCTGGCTGCCGCACAACCATGCTGAGCTGGTGGCAGCAGCCGCCCAGCAACGCCGGGCCATTGAAGATGTGCACAATCGCTGTGGCGAGCGCCATCTGCTATGGAGCTACATTCCACTGGTCGAGACCGCGCAGGTCTGGGTGCGTGGGCGCGACGCCACGCGCTGGCTGCAGCACCAGCAGGAAGCGACGGTAGCGCGTCGGCTCTATCACTTGATCATCGAAAACACCACTGACCTGATATCTCGTCACCGTCCGGACGGCCGCTTTATTGATGCCTCGCCCGCCTCCTGGAATCTGCTGGGCGTGTGGCCCGAGCAGCTGCGTGGCGAGCGCCTGGACAGCCTGTTCCATCCGCAGGAGCGAGAGGCTTTGCAGGCGCGTTTTCGCAGCGCATTGGAGCAGGACGGTTATCTCACCTATAGCTACCGTATTCGTCACGCCAGCGGCGAGTATCGATGGTTTGAAACCGCCAGCCGTGCGATTCGTGAGACCTACACCGGCGAGGTGGTAGAGGTCATCAGCGTATCGCGCGACATTACCGAGCGGCTGCAGAGTGAAGAGCACAATCGCCGTCTGCAGGACGAACTGGCCCACGCTGCGCGGCTGGCCACACTGGGCGAGTTGGCCTCGGGCATTGCCCATGAATTGAACCAGCCGTTGGCGGCGATTCTGAATTATGCCGGCGCCAGTCAGCGCTATCTGACTCAGCTCGGCAGTACCGAGTCCGGAGCGGAACGGGTTGAGCACGGGCTGGCGCGAATCAGCGAGCAGGCCGAGCATGCGGCGGCGGTTATTCGTCGCCTGCGCGGGTTTCTGCGCAAGGGAACGCGGCGGCTGCAGCAGGTTGATGCGGCGGCTTTGGCGCATGAGGCGGTCGGGCTGTGTGCCTGGGAGGCGTCGCAGCATCAGGTGCAGATTATCGAACAGGCCGCTGCGGGTCTGCCGAGGCTGCAGGTCGACCCGATTCTGCTGCAGCAGGTGCTGCTGAATCTGTTGCGCAACGCCATCGACGCCAACCGTGAACATCACCCCGAACAAAGCTCGCAGGTGCAGTTGCGTATTGCGGCGCTGGATGGGCAAGTTTGTATTGAGGTGATCGATCAGGGCGCGGGTGTCAGTGCCGAGGCGCGTGCCCGGTTGTTTGTGCCGTTCTACACCAGCAAGGCAGACGGCCTGGGCTTGGGGCTGTCCATGAGTCAGGGTATCGTAGAGGGCTTTGGCGGCAGCCTCGATGCGCTGCCGGCCGAGTCCGGTGGTCTGTGCCTGAGATGCCTGCTACCGGCTGTTTCAACGTAA
- a CDS encoding acyl-CoA synthetase, with protein sequence MSIYQEGLAPAAVNHMALSPLSFIERTAAVYPNYPAVIHGSLRRNWQETYQRCRRLASALHGRGIRQGDTVAAMLPNIPAMLECHFGVPMIGAVLNTLNVRLDAEAIAFMLDHGEARVLITDREFHDVIRQALELIKRPILVVDVDDPEYGEGEALSDLDYEAFLAEGDPEFEWHWPDDEWQAITLNYTSGTTGNPKGVIYHHRGAYLNAIGNQMTWGIGMHPVYLWTLPMFHCNGWCYPWTITAMAGVHVFLRRVDPQKILHLIHEHRVTHLCGAPIVLNALASMPDSAKAAIDHPVKAMVAGAAPPAKVIGAVENMGIQITHTYGLTEVYGPVTVCAWHSEWDELTLDERAELKSHQGVRYTTLEGVMVANPDTLKPVPKDGKTIGEIFMRGNTVMKGYLKNPEATAEAFSGGWFHTGDLAVCHPNGYVQIKDRLKDIIISGGENISTIEVEDTLYKHPAVMEAAVVARPDEKWGETPCAFVTRRRDHDVSHEDIIAFCRQHLAGFKVPKTVIFTELPKTSTGKIQKFVLRDWAKAL encoded by the coding sequence ATGAGCATCTATCAGGAAGGCCTTGCACCGGCCGCCGTCAATCACATGGCCCTCTCGCCACTGTCGTTCATCGAGCGCACCGCCGCGGTCTACCCCAATTACCCCGCTGTTATCCACGGCAGCTTGCGCCGCAACTGGCAGGAAACCTACCAGCGCTGCCGTCGCCTGGCCTCTGCGCTGCATGGCCGGGGGATTCGCCAGGGCGATACCGTTGCCGCCATGTTGCCGAATATCCCGGCCATGCTGGAATGCCACTTTGGTGTACCCATGATCGGCGCGGTGCTCAACACCCTGAACGTACGCCTGGACGCCGAAGCCATCGCCTTCATGCTCGATCATGGTGAAGCCCGCGTGCTGATTACCGACCGCGAGTTCCACGATGTCATCCGCCAGGCGCTGGAGCTGATCAAGCGCCCGATCCTGGTTGTCGATGTCGACGACCCCGAATACGGCGAAGGCGAAGCCCTGAGCGATCTCGACTACGAGGCCTTTCTCGCCGAAGGCGATCCTGAATTCGAATGGCACTGGCCCGATGACGAGTGGCAAGCCATTACCCTGAACTATACATCCGGCACCACCGGCAACCCGAAGGGCGTGATCTACCACCATCGTGGCGCCTACCTGAACGCCATCGGCAACCAGATGACCTGGGGCATCGGCATGCATCCGGTCTATCTGTGGACACTGCCCATGTTCCACTGCAACGGCTGGTGCTACCCCTGGACCATTACCGCGATGGCCGGGGTGCATGTATTCCTGCGCCGCGTCGACCCGCAGAAGATCCTGCACCTGATCCACGAACACCGCGTCACCCACCTGTGCGGCGCGCCCATCGTGCTAAACGCGCTGGCCAGCATGCCGGATTCAGCCAAGGCCGCCATCGATCACCCGGTCAAGGCAATGGTTGCCGGTGCCGCGCCGCCAGCCAAGGTGATTGGCGCGGTCGAGAACATGGGCATCCAGATCACCCACACCTACGGCCTGACCGAAGTTTATGGCCCGGTCACCGTCTGCGCCTGGCACAGCGAGTGGGATGAGCTGACACTGGACGAGCGCGCCGAGCTCAAATCCCACCAAGGTGTGCGCTACACCACCCTTGAAGGCGTGATGGTCGCCAACCCCGACACCCTCAAGCCGGTGCCGAAAGACGGCAAGACCATTGGCGAGATTTTCATGCGCGGTAACACCGTGATGAAGGGCTATCTGAAAAACCCGGAAGCCACAGCCGAAGCCTTTTCCGGCGGCTGGTTCCACACCGGCGACCTCGCCGTCTGCCACCCCAACGGCTACGTGCAGATCAAGGATCGTCTGAAAGACATCATCATTTCCGGTGGCGAGAATATCTCCACCATTGAAGTCGAAGACACGCTCTACAAGCACCCTGCGGTCATGGAAGCCGCAGTCGTCGCCCGCCCCGACGAGAAGTGGGGCGAAACGCCCTGCGCCTTCGTTACCCGGCGCCGCGACCACGATGTCAGCCACGAGGACATCATCGCCTTCTGCCGCCAGCACCTTGCCGGATTCAAGGTTCCCAAGACGGTGATCTTCACCGAATTGCCGAAAACCTCGACCGGCAAGATTCAGAAGTTCGTCCTGCGAGACTGGGCCAAGGCGCTCTGA
- a CDS encoding solute carrier family 23 protein → MHIFKRADGAEQPFWACGPFKIRLPFVHYRWETAEMLQALIMFVVSLGMIPLLEKYLGLPYDVALAYVVVCGVGFMLPALLGVPMVPGWITPAIPVVLLFLGDFEPGPQAIQALFALQLLVCLIFFVLGVTRLGSAMVRIVPNSMKGGIIIGAGIAALMGEISAGGRLANTPISLTLGTLICLYLMFSASFKGLTDRLPLMRKIVNYGMVPGMLIAIVVGIAVGEYKMPDVRWGITAPAFGEMWNYLPFTVGIPEAKVFMLAVPTAVIAYIIAFGDIIVGQSLMQRADELRPDEVIENNIDRAHLVTAIRNGLHALFAPYPGLAGPIWTAVAATMAERYKYGRKAMDSIYSGAGTFWITGFIALFMLPLVSFFQPVLPIALSLTLVLTGYICLMVGFEQLSNNAERGVAGTMGVVLAVYGAGWGLATGAVLYLLIERTHLLSFRSAHPDQKTDAETAD, encoded by the coding sequence ATGCATATTTTCAAGCGCGCCGATGGCGCTGAACAACCTTTCTGGGCGTGCGGCCCATTCAAGATTCGACTGCCCTTCGTGCACTACCGGTGGGAAACCGCCGAAATGCTGCAGGCGCTGATCATGTTTGTGGTCAGCCTCGGCATGATTCCCCTGCTGGAAAAGTACCTCGGTCTGCCCTACGACGTGGCGCTGGCCTATGTTGTCGTCTGTGGTGTGGGTTTCATGCTGCCCGCGCTGCTCGGCGTGCCCATGGTGCCAGGCTGGATTACCCCGGCGATTCCGGTGGTGCTGCTGTTTCTCGGCGACTTTGAGCCGGGCCCGCAGGCCATTCAGGCGCTGTTCGCATTGCAGCTGCTGGTCTGCCTGATCTTCTTCGTACTCGGCGTTACCCGCCTTGGCAGCGCCATGGTGCGCATCGTGCCCAACTCGATGAAGGGCGGCATCATCATCGGCGCCGGCATCGCCGCGCTGATGGGTGAAATTTCCGCCGGCGGGCGCCTGGCCAACACCCCGATCTCGCTGACCCTCGGCACCCTGATCTGCCTGTATCTGATGTTCTCGGCCTCGTTCAAAGGGTTGACCGACCGCCTGCCGTTGATGCGCAAGATCGTCAACTACGGCATGGTGCCGGGCATGCTGATCGCCATTGTCGTCGGTATCGCCGTTGGCGAATATAAAATGCCCGATGTGCGCTGGGGCATCACCGCACCGGCCTTCGGCGAGATGTGGAACTACCTGCCGTTCACCGTCGGCATTCCAGAAGCAAAAGTCTTCATGCTGGCCGTGCCCACCGCGGTGATTGCCTACATCATCGCCTTTGGCGACATCATCGTCGGCCAGTCGCTGATGCAACGCGCCGATGAGCTGCGCCCGGACGAAGTGATCGAAAACAACATTGACCGCGCGCACCTGGTCACCGCTATCCGCAACGGTCTGCACGCCCTCTTTGCCCCCTATCCCGGTCTGGCCGGCCCGATCTGGACCGCCGTCGCCGCAACCATGGCCGAGCGTTACAAATACGGCCGCAAGGCGATGGACTCGATTTACAGCGGTGCCGGCACCTTCTGGATCACCGGCTTTATCGCGCTGTTCATGCTGCCGCTGGTGAGCTTTTTCCAACCGGTGCTGCCGATTGCTCTCTCACTCACCTTGGTGCTGACCGGCTACATCTGTCTGATGGTCGGCTTCGAGCAGTTGAGCAACAACGCCGAGCGCGGCGTGGCCGGCACCATGGGCGTGGTGCTTGCGGTCTACGGCGCAGGCTGGGGCCTGGCGACCGGCGCGGTGCTGTACCTGCTGATTGAGCGCACTCATCTGTTGAGCTTTCGCAGCGCCCATCCGGACCAGAAAACCGACGCCGAAACCGCTGACTGA
- a CDS encoding OprD family porin — protein sequence MKKTQTCLLTALCAALAAPASAAFLDDAQSRIELRNFYFNRDFRQSGAAQSKADEWAQGVRAYWQSGYTEGRLGFGLDAIGLLGIKLDSSPDRTGTGILKRDTSEGRAMDEYSELGLTAKLKLDEHVLRVGTLIPSLPVAMHNDSRLLPQSFRGGWLQAQGSDSLQLELGRFDAINLRDSSDYQDMRPVQGGARNVVVTGKQDSDAFDFAGATWAVSDATKLSYHYGELQSIYRQHYLVLNHSQPLGAGALALNLRYADSSDAGRSNIDNRMSSATLSWQAGMHKFTSSYQQMEGHTGFAYLSGTDPFLTHLVQVNDFANRDERSWQLRHDFSFAELGLPGLKLMNRYTHGSNIEVANSRHHEWERNSDVMYTVQNGPLQNLSLHWRNATYRSTFGSDIDENRVIIGYTFSL from the coding sequence ATGAAAAAGACCCAAACCTGTCTGCTAACCGCCCTTTGCGCCGCACTTGCGGCGCCGGCCAGCGCTGCCTTTTTGGACGATGCCCAGAGCCGTATCGAGCTGCGCAATTTCTACTTCAACCGCGACTTTCGCCAGAGCGGCGCCGCCCAGAGCAAGGCCGACGAATGGGCCCAGGGCGTGCGCGCCTACTGGCAGTCCGGCTATACCGAGGGCCGCCTGGGCTTTGGCCTGGACGCCATCGGCCTACTCGGCATCAAGCTCGACTCCAGCCCGGACCGGACCGGCACCGGCATCCTCAAGCGCGACACCAGTGAAGGCCGCGCTATGGACGAATACAGCGAGCTGGGCCTGACCGCCAAGCTCAAGCTGGATGAGCACGTGCTGCGTGTCGGCACCCTGATTCCCTCGCTGCCGGTCGCCATGCACAACGACAGCCGCCTGCTGCCGCAGAGCTTCCGCGGTGGCTGGCTGCAGGCACAGGGCAGCGACAGCCTGCAGCTTGAACTGGGCCGCTTTGATGCCATCAACCTGCGCGACTCATCCGACTATCAGGACATGCGTCCGGTACAGGGCGGCGCGCGGAACGTGGTAGTGACCGGCAAGCAGGACAGCGATGCCTTCGACTTTGCCGGCGCCACCTGGGCTGTCAGCGACGCGACCAAACTCAGCTATCACTACGGCGAGCTGCAGTCGATTTACCGCCAGCACTATCTGGTGCTCAACCACAGCCAGCCGCTGGGCGCCGGCGCACTGGCGCTGAACCTGCGCTATGCCGACAGCAGCGACGCAGGGCGCAGCAACATCGACAACCGCATGAGCAGCGCCACCCTGTCGTGGCAAGCGGGCATGCACAAGTTCACCAGCAGCTATCAGCAGATGGAAGGCCACACCGGCTTTGCCTACCTGAGCGGCACCGATCCCTTCCTCACGCATCTGGTACAGGTCAACGACTTTGCCAACCGCGATGAGCGCAGCTGGCAGCTACGCCACGACTTCAGCTTTGCCGAGCTGGGCCTGCCCGGCCTCAAGCTGATGAATCGCTACACCCATGGCAGCAATATCGAAGTCGCGAATAGTCGTCACCATGAGTGGGAACGTAACAGTGATGTGATGTATACCGTGCAGAACGGCCCGCTGCAGAACCTGTCACTGCACTGGCGCAATGCGACCTACCGCAGCACCTTCGGCAGCGACATCGACGAAAACCGCGTGATCATCGGCTACACCTTCAGCCTTTGA
- a CDS encoding MBL fold metallo-hydrolase: protein MRTITTLEGNSQRLDGGAMFGNAPKALWSRWVEADEQNRIALSCRAMLVQEDGRNILVETGIGAFFAPNLKSRYGVVEDRHVLLDSLADIGLTDADIDVVVLTHLHFDHAGGLLSAWQEGQPAQLLFPKATFVTGLRHWQRARRPHPRDQASFIPELLTLLEESGRLELVEDGKKSNTLGPDWRLRFSDGHTPGLMIPIIDMPDGPVVFPGDLIPGAPWVHLPITMGYDRFPETLIEEKEALLDSLIAVNGRLVFTHDPDVALACVSRDADNGRYTVSNPQPRVKGLAN, encoded by the coding sequence ATGCGCACAATCACCACGCTGGAAGGAAACAGCCAACGCCTGGATGGCGGTGCCATGTTCGGCAATGCCCCCAAGGCGCTGTGGTCTCGCTGGGTCGAGGCCGATGAACAGAACCGGATCGCGCTAAGCTGCCGGGCCATGCTGGTGCAGGAAGATGGCCGCAACATTCTGGTTGAAACCGGCATTGGCGCCTTCTTCGCCCCCAACCTGAAATCCCGCTACGGCGTGGTCGAGGACCGCCACGTGCTACTCGACAGCCTGGCCGACATCGGCCTGACCGACGCCGATATCGACGTGGTGGTGCTCACCCACCTGCACTTCGACCACGCCGGCGGCCTGCTCAGCGCCTGGCAAGAGGGACAGCCAGCGCAGCTGCTGTTCCCCAAGGCCACCTTCGTCACCGGCCTGCGCCACTGGCAACGGGCGCGCCGCCCGCATCCGCGCGACCAAGCCTCGTTCATTCCCGAGTTGCTGACCTTGCTGGAAGAAAGCGGTCGCCTGGAGCTGGTCGAAGACGGCAAAAAGTCCAACACCCTCGGCCCGGACTGGCGCCTGCGCTTCAGCGACGGCCACACGCCGGGGCTGATGATCCCGATCATCGACATGCCGGACGGCCCGGTCGTGTTTCCAGGCGATCTGATCCCGGGCGCGCCTTGGGTACACCTGCCGATAACCATGGGTTACGACCGTTTCCCGGAAACCCTGATCGAGGAAAAGGAAGCCCTGCTCGACAGCCTGATTGCGGTCAACGGGCGCCTGGTTTTCACCCATGATCCTGACGTTGCCTTGGCCTGTGTCAGCCGCGATGCCGACAACGGCCGCTATACCGTCAGCAACCCACAACCACGGGTGAAGGGTCTTGCAAACTGA